One Alligator mississippiensis isolate rAllMis1 chromosome 1, rAllMis1, whole genome shotgun sequence genomic window carries:
- the TNFAIP3 gene encoding tumor necrosis factor alpha-induced protein 3 isoform X2 — protein MTGQQVLPQALYLSNMLKAVKIRERTPEDLVRPPNGIIHHFKTMHRYTIEMFRMCQFSPPFREILQKALIDRATQVSLEHQKKLNWCMEVRKLVPLKTNGDGNCLMHAASQYMWGIQDVDLVLRKTLFSALREIDTRNFKLRWQRETIKSQEFVETGLCYDTRNWEEEWENLIKMTSPDTSMARNGLQYNALEEIHIFVLVNILRRPVIVLADKMVRSLESGSSFSPLHIGGIYLPLLWPTEQCYRYPIVLGYDNMHFTPLVTLKDSGPEIRAVPLVSQERGKFEDLKVHFLTDAEEREKEQLLKDYLSVIEIPVQGWDHGTTHLINTAKLDEGNLPRDINLVEDYFQLVQHEYKKWQENTEPVRRENCSRIRQDLTLSQLSLVEMKCETPNCPFFMSVNTQPYCHECFERRQQGSNPRKQSSKTATEKPRAVGSGSPRGQPGGWTSEEPVTGPRSAPPRVPSIFLYSETTAMKCRTPDCPFTLNVQHNGLCERCYNSSRKLAPCNNLDNLRPADTVTCKMCLQKTHRTFNGLCSSCLKRTTEHSSNGSSRFPPTCHQRSASDPAQLSQSFLQHSCSAAPSNNLEDLPSALLPQAGHTSEERKGSRQCRKPGCKFFGTPHNKGFCTLCFFEYRENRGDPLIFHQRRSSRGSPASGQTGTSAATFHNTVSCLGPECGTLGSTMLEGYCQKCFIEAQNQRFQEARRTEEQLVRQSERTGQHRDLQRTTLGSTQKQKCSTASCRNNLACRSDELCQECQRIGQQGQPRGPREPAAEEPPKQRCRAPACDHYGNNKCNGYCNECYQFKQVYG, from the exons ATGACTGGCCAACAAGTTCTTCCTCAAGCTTTATATCTGAGCAATATGCTGAAGGCTGTGAAGATTAGGGAGAGAACTCCTGAAGATCTTGTCAGACCACCCAATGGAATAATTCATCACTTTAAAACTATGCACAGATACACAATTGAAATGTTCAGAATGTGCCAGTTTTCTCCTCCATTTCGGGAGATACTTCAGAAAGCTCTGATTGACCGAGCCACCCAGGTATCACTGGAACATCAGAAAAAGCTGAATTGGTGCATGGAAGTTAGGAAACTTGTGCCATTAAAGACCAATG GTGATGGTAATTGCCTTATGCATGCTGCATCCCAGTACATGTGGGGTATTCAAGATGTTGACCTGGTTTTGAGAAAAACATTGTTCAGTGCACTCAGGGAAATCGATACACGTAACTTTAAGCTCCGTTGGCAGCGAGAGACAATCAAATCCCAGGAATTTGTAGAAACAGGACTATGCTATGACACGAGG AACTGGGAAGAGGAATGGGAGAACCTCATTAAAATGACATCCCCAGACACATCTATGGCCCGAAATGGGCTTCAGTATAATGCACTAGAAGAAATCCATATATTTGTCCTTGTTAACATCCTAAGAAGGCCAGTCATTGTTCTTGCTG ATAAAATGGTGAGAAGTTTGGAATCTGGTTCAAGCTTTTCCCCTCTACACATTGGTGGAATTTACTTGCCTCTCCTTTGGCCCACTGAACAATGCTACAGATACCCCATTGTCCTAGGCTATGACAATATGCACTTCACACCACTGGTGACTCTGAAGGACAGTGGGCCag AAATCCGGGCTGTGCCATTGGTCAGTCAAGAGCGAGGCAAGTTTGAAGACTTGAAAGTGCACTTTCTGACAGATGCAGAGGAGAGGGAAAAGGAGCAGCTGCTGAAAGACTACTTGTCTGTAATAGAAATTCCAGTGCAAGGCTGGGACCATGGTACAACTCATTTAATTAATACTGCGAA GTTAGATGAAGGCAACCTCCCCAGGGATATAAATCTCGTGGAAGATTACTTCCAGTTGGTACAGCATGAGTACAAGAAATGGCAGGAAAACACTGAGCCTGTCAGAAGGGAGAACTGCTCCCGGATCAGACAGGACCTGACCTTGTCCCAGCTCTCTCTTGTAGAGATGAAATGTGAAACTCCCAACTGCCCCTTCTTTATGTCTGTGAACACCCAGCCCTATTGCCATGAGTGCTTTGAgcggaggcagcaggggagtaaTCCAAGGAAGCAGAGCTCCAAAACAGCCACCGAAAAACCAAGGGCAGTTGGATCAGGCTCACCTAGGGGGCAGCCTGGAGGATGGACATCTGAAGAACCAGTGACAGGACCTCGTTCTGCACCACCAAGAGTCCCAAGCATTTTTCTGTACAGTGAAACCACTGCTATGAAATGCAGGACTCCAGACTGTCCTTTCACGTTAAATGTGCAACACAACGGACTCTGTGAACGCTGTTACAACAGTTCCAGAAAGCTTGCTCCTTGTAATAACTTGGACAACCTGAGACCAGCAGACACTGTGACATGTAAAATGTGCCTTCAGAAGACACACAGGACTTTTAATGGCCTCTGCAGCAGTTGCCTCAAAAGGACTACAGAGCATTCTTCAAATGGCAGTTCTAGGTTCCCTCCCACATGTCATCAAAGGTCTGCATCTGATCCTGCACAGCTATCTCAAAGCTTCCTTCAGCATTCCTGTAGCGCAGCACCCAGCAATAATCTGGAGGATCTGCCTTCAGCACTGCTTCCTCAGGCAGGGCATACttcagaggaaaggaaaggaagtagACAGTGTAGAAAGCCTGGCTGCAAGTTTTTTGGGACTCCTCATAATAAAGGCTTTTGCACACTCTGTTTCTTTGAGTACAGAGAAAACAGAG GTGATCCCTTAATATTTCATCAGAGAAGATCTTCAAGGGGTTCTCCTGCATCTGGCCAAACTGGGACCTCTGCTGCCACGTTCCATAACACAGTTTCCTGTCTGGGCCCAGAgtgtggcaccctgggcagcaCTATGCTTGAAGGGTACTGTCAGAAATGTTTTATTGAAGCACAGAATCAACGATTCCAGGAAGCCAGGAGGACGGAAGAGCAGCTAGTGAGACAATCTGAA AGAACCGGACAGCACAGAGATCTACAGCGAACGACGCTGGGTAGCACCCAAAAGCAAAAATGCTCCACAGCTTCTTGTAGAAACAACTTAGCCTGCAGAAGTGACGAGTTGTGTCAGGAATGCCAGCGCATCGGTCAGCAAGGACAGCCTAGGGGCCCTAGAGAACCGGCTGCAGAAGAGCCTCCAAAACAGCGTTGCCGAGCCCCTGCCTGTGATCATTATGGCAATAACAAGTGCAATGGCTACTGCAACGAATGCTACCAGTTCAAACAAGTCTATGGCTAG